The following nucleotide sequence is from Pirellulales bacterium.
ATTGCCGCCGTAGGTGTGGCCGTGAAAAAACGCCTTCGATTCGGCGTACGTGCCCAAAAACGCGTTCCAAATCTCGTCCGTCGTCAACGTCGCGGCCAGCGGCATGTAGCCGCCGGTGATGCCTTTGGCCAGACAAAGAAAATCAGGCGTGACCTTCTCGTGCTCGCAAGCGAACATCATTCCCGTGCGGCCGAAGCCGACGGCAACCTCGTCGGCAATGAGCAGAACATCGTACTTCGTGCATAGCTGGCGAACGCCGTGAAGATAGCCGAGTGGATGGGTGACCATCCCTGCGGCACATTGCACGAGAGGTTCAACGACCATCGCCGCGACGCGATGGTGATTTTTTTTTAATACGTGCTGGAGAAGCCCCAAATGATAGGCGAGCGGCGCCTCCTCGTCGAGTTCCACCGCCAGATCGTCCATTTCCAGCGAGTTGATTCCGGCAAGCCTTTCGATCGCATAGCGGTCGATTTCCGGCGGATACCGATAACAATCGGGCGCAGGCAAACGAATCACCTCGAACAGCAGCGGGGCGAACATCGCATGAAATCGCTCGACGCCGCCAACGCTGACGCTGCCAAGCGTGTCGCCGTGGTAGGCGTTGCCTAGGGCGATATAGACCGACTTTTCCGGCCGCGGATCGGGGCGCTGTCGCCAAAACTGCAAGGCCATTTTGAGCGCCACTTCGACGGCGGTCGCGCCGTCGTCGGAGTAAAAGACGTGATTCAAACCCGGTGGAGCAAGCTCTACCAGTCGCTTGGCCAGGACAATCGTCGTTGGATTCGACATGCCCAAATTGGTCACATGAGCAACGCGATCAAGTTGCTCGCGCAGCGCCGCATCGAGCCGCGGATGCCGGTGGCCGTGCAAGTTGCACCACAGGCTCGCCGTTCCGTCGAGATATTCTCGCCCGTCGATATCCACGAGTGTGCAACCATGTGCGTGTTCGATCACCAGCGGCTTGTACTCCGCCATCTGCGTAAACGCGTGCCAGACGATTTCGCGGTCCCAGCGGAGAAGTTCGTCGCGGGAAGGCATGGGCCAGGATTCAGGAGTTGAGGGTCCGGATTCAGGAGTCAAGGAGCCAACTAAAGCGTGCGGAACGAGTTTACCATTCCACAACGACGGGCAAACCGACTATTATATTAAGCTTCTGTGTCGCATTCCCCTCGACGACGGCAATTTCCAATTTGCCGCCAGAGCCAACCAATGCGATCGTCGCTCCGCGAGGACGGTTTTCATAGGTCGTGGAAATCCCCGTGACAACGGCATCGCCGCAAGTGACCTTGCATGCGGCCGACCGATTGGCAGCGCTCAGTAAATCCGCGGAAACATTAGTAATCAGATTCCCGAATGGATCGATCCACTCGACGACACCTTCGATTCGATTGCCGACGCTCCGTGGCTGCGGCCAATCGAGCATTTGCAACTCATTAACCTGCGGCCCAAGTCGCTCCGATTCCAGCCCCAAGCTCAACTGCGCGGCGATCGGCGCGAGAATATCTCGGCCATGAAACGTGTTCGACACGGCCGGCAGCCAATATTCCGAGTTCGCCAGCTCCACGATGCGGCTCGGTCGATTCCGTTTCGCGAGCAAGCTCAATAGACCGTTGTCGGGGGCCAGATACTGCTGGTCGCCGATTCGCGCATACACCAGCCGCCGCGAAGTCCCCACGCCGGGATCGACCACGCCCACGTGAATCGTCTCCGCGGGATACCACGGCGTCGCTTCGGCCAGTACGATTGCGCCGTGCCGAATGTCCTGCGGAGCGATGTTGTGCGAAACATCGACCAGCCGCACGGCAGGATTGATGGAAAGTATTACACCCTTCATCGCAGCAACGTAAGGACTTCCAATTCCGAAGTCGGTTGCTAGCGTGACAAGAGACATTTCAAAACAGGCGCGTTAACGACCAGCTTCCCAATCTTCGACGCGCAATCGGGGGACACGCGGATATTCGCTCAGATTGTGAGTCGCGACGGTAAGATCGTTGGCTAAGGCAAGCGACGCGATCAACAGATCGTATGCGCCAACTGGCCGCCCATTTTTCACCAAGTTGGCTCGAAGCTCGCCACAAATCCTCGCAGCACGACCATCGAAGGAAACCGATTCGAATTCGGCCATCAAATCTTCAATCAGCGCCAGATTGTGGGCGCGCCGCTGACTGCGAAACGCGCCGAAAAATAGCTCTGCAAGAACGATAGAATACAAGCGAATTTGTTTGAAATCTGTGGGAACAGCTCGCTTGACGACATTGCCGTGAATGTCGTTCAAGTAGCTGATCCAGGCGTAAGTGTCGAGCAGATAGATCATTCGTCGAACGACAATGGTGTTCCAGATATCCTTGTACGGGCCGCACCAGCCGTTCGCCGGCCCACTTACCGGCCGTGCGTTCGACATAACGACGCCGATGTTCCGCCGCGGCATCATCGGAATTTGACGCCGACAGCGCATCGACGACAGAGACCTCGACGTCAGAGTTCGCTATTTCGATGGGCATTTGCAGCCGAAGCACCGCGTCTTCGCCGACATGGATCCGCGTATGAATCGTTGACATTGTTTTGGGCCTTGCGTGCAATTGCTGAAAAAAACTCACTCGATTATCCTACATTTTACCCACCAACTCCAAGCAAATCTCGCGAAAACGGTTGGGATTGACGTTGGGATTCTTCTTCTTCGCCTGGCCAATGAGGCTCCCCGCCGCTTGGGATTTGCCCGATTTGATGTCGTCGACGATC
It contains:
- the bioA gene encoding adenosylmethionine--8-amino-7-oxononanoate transaminase, which codes for MPSRDELLRWDREIVWHAFTQMAEYKPLVIEHAHGCTLVDIDGREYLDGTASLWCNLHGHRHPRLDAALREQLDRVAHVTNLGMSNPTTIVLAKRLVELAPPGLNHVFYSDDGATAVEVALKMALQFWRQRPDPRPEKSVYIALGNAYHGDTLGSVSVGGVERFHAMFAPLLFEVIRLPAPDCYRYPPEIDRYAIERLAGINSLEMDDLAVELDEEAPLAYHLGLLQHVLKKNHHRVAAMVVEPLVQCAAGMVTHPLGYLHGVRQLCTKYDVLLIADEVAVGFGRTGMMFACEHEKVTPDFLCLAKGITGGYMPLAATLTTDEIWNAFLGTYAESKAFFHGHTYGGNPLGAAVALANLDIFAEEKTLEQMQPKIARLTEHLRRMAQHPHVGDVRQRGLIAGIELVQDKATKLSYPWEQRRGWQVCEAALAEGVLIRPLGNVVVICPPLAIALDELDRICTAVERGIEKVCRSK
- a CDS encoding SAM-dependent chlorinase/fluorinase, which encodes MSLVTLATDFGIGSPYVAAMKGVILSINPAVRLVDVSHNIAPQDIRHGAIVLAEATPWYPAETIHVGVVDPGVGTSRRLVYARIGDQQYLAPDNGLLSLLAKRNRPSRIVELANSEYWLPAVSNTFHGRDILAPIAAQLSLGLESERLGPQVNELQMLDWPQPRSVGNRIEGVVEWIDPFGNLITNVSADLLSAANRSAACKVTCGDAVVTGISTTYENRPRGATIALVGSGGKLEIAVVEGNATQKLNIIVGLPVVVEW
- a CDS encoding PIN domain-containing protein, whose protein sequence is MSNARPVSGPANGWCGPYKDIWNTIVVRRMIYLLDTYAWISYLNDIHGNVVKRAVPTDFKQIRLYSIVLAELFFGAFRSQRRAHNLALIEDLMAEFESVSFDGRAARICGELRANLVKNGRPVGAYDLLIASLALANDLTVATHNLSEYPRVPRLRVEDWEAGR